A segment of the Zingiber officinale cultivar Zhangliang chromosome 8B, Zo_v1.1, whole genome shotgun sequence genome:
TGCAAGTTTCATAATTTTGCACAGTAGTATTTGTGCTTATGGATTATACTTTTGTGAAGGTTGTACCTTCTAGATGTTAGATTCAATACATTAACTTTTGGTTTGTCTTTTCGTATCAAGGTAAATACTTGTAGCAATTTGCCTTCTTTTGTGAGGTACAATTAACATAATATGGGTAAAATAGTACTAAAGTTCCTAATATGAACTTTTTCTATTTATATGCATTTGTTTCAGTTTTCgttcttttataaattttctcACATCGGGTCAATTTAATGtgtcaattttattttttacctCGTCAAAGCTCTTTTATAAATTTTCTCACATCCGGTCAATTTTatgtgttaattttttttaccaaggaTATAATcgtcaatttaatatattttttcttttaaaattatcatatcataaaagagaaGGGCACAATtgtctattaattttttttaacatttgacttttaaaaaaaaaatgttaaatgtCAGTTTTTAAAATAAGGGGGGTTAAATGTTACTTGAGAGAGAATAAAGGGGTTTAAGGTATTTAAGcctatatttaaatatatatatattccaacgAGCAGGTGTGGCGTAAATTTGATCAACGCGTGACGGTTGTAATTGATATTGGTTTGACTATATCTCCCTGTCTCAATTCAGTCCACTTCTTTGGTATCATAGTCAACTCGATCGTTCTCAATTTTTCGTCCCCAAAAGTATCTACTCACATACGGATTTAACGACGTGGTGGTAGGATTTAATGACGTGGTGGTGCGACACTAGAGGAGACAATATGGGCTCCGGCGGTGAGAATTTGTGTAGTATAAATGAAAGTTGCAGAAGGGTTCCCATTGAAGTTATGTAGGGGGGAGGAGAACTCGTTTCCACGGCCATTACGATGGCCTCCGGCCGGCCTAATCGCCGCCTCTTCTCCCCCAAGGCTACCAACGCCATCTGTAGGCCACTATTCCCGATAAACTGCCCGCCGCCTCCTTCTCCTtgccctcctcttcctcctccacctcctccttgCCCTCCTCTTCCTCCACCTCCTCCTTGCCCTCCTCTTCTCACTGTTTCCGAGGAATCCACCACCATACGCTTCCACCACTCCAGATCCATCGTCCCCGCCCTTTCCGTCGCCGCCGCCTCCGTTGTCTCCGTCTCCGCAATCATGATCCTTCTCACTCTCCTCCTAATCCGCCTCCGGCGCCGTTCTTCCGCCGCTCGGGAAGACCCTGTCGCCGCCGCGGCGCCGCTCGAGGACGATGATGGCGGAGATGGCGATGGTGATGGCGAAGAAGTGATGCACCACGTCTGGTACATACGAACCGCCGGCCTGGATGAGTCCTTCATCGAGTCCATCACCGCGTGGGCCTACAAGGCCGGCGACGGCGTCCTCGGAGCCTCCGCCACGGGCTGCTCCGTGTGCCTCTCGGATTTTCGCGACGGCGAACTCGTCCGCCTCCTCCCGAAGTGCGATCACGCCTTCCACCTCGGTTGTATCGATACATGGCTACGATCCCACGTCAATTGCCCCCTTTGCCGAGCTCCAATCTTCGCACCAACCTCCGTTACCGCAGCTACTACGCCCTCCTCCTCTTCTCTACCCCCACCTGAATCCGGCGTGGTTCTCGCCGGCCCCAATACGGTCGCATCAGCAGACGACGACCAGATGGCCGGCCGGCAAATCGATCTCAGTCCCGGTACCTCAGAAGAGGAACTCGAAGGTGAAAGATCAGAACTTGAAGCTGAAAATCGAGCCGTAGCAGTCCCCATCCCAAGCGCCGAGTTGCAAGTACCTACCGACATCGGTGAAGATGAATTCCTGCCCATCAGGAGATCGTTCTCCGTCAATTCGATTTCCCCGGAGCTGGAAGGAAGTCTCAGGAACATCAACAACAAGAAAaagcaagccttggaggaaaatTCGCATGCTCGAACCACAACCAGGGCAAAGCATGCCCGTCATGCCAGCTCTTTCCGCAAGGAAATGGGAAGATCCTTAGCAAGTGCTAGTGAGAGGTTCATCTTCTCTGTAAATGGGCGAACTCGAAGCTCAGTTTTTCCACAGTAATGTCTGCTACATGTACACGAGTATAATACTCTTCCAAGTCATAAAAATGACAACTTTCTTAGGGTTCTCAGCAAGTTGAGAGCCACTTTTGTTGCTGTGTTCTGTTCTAGTTCATCATGTAAGTTGAGTTTCTGATCCGTGTGATCCAAAGTAATGGCCAATTTGTGAGTTTGTTGGTCAGTGTATTTACAGATCGATCCATTTCTGGACAAGCCCAGCCCATTTCCACAACTTCGTCTCTAGGGCTTGATATATTTCTCCCCCAATTCCATCTCCGTTCCCTTGGATGAGCGATGTCTGCGCTGGTGCTTCCTTCAAGTCTCTCCCGAGGATCTGCGAGCACGCTCCTCGAAGGGCATCGCCTCGCCTTCCCAATCCGCCATGGTAGGTTTTCCGACATTTCAAGCGCCTTTTACGGTATGAATTGTACGTTTGCGTTGAAATTTTCGTCGGACAGTGCCTCGCCGGCAATTTTTTCGGATCGACGCAAGGAATAACGCTCGGGAAGAAAGCGCCAAGATAAGAAACCGGAGGATGCAAAGAAAGGTAC
Coding sequences within it:
- the LOC122014156 gene encoding E3 ubiquitin-protein ligase RING1-like, whose amino-acid sequence is MASGRPNRRLFSPKATNAICRPLFPINCPPPPSPCPPLPPPPPPCPPLPPPPPCPPLLTVSEESTTIRFHHSRSIVPALSVAAASVVSVSAIMILLTLLLIRLRRRSSAAREDPVAAAAPLEDDDGGDGDGDGEEVMHHVWYIRTAGLDESFIESITAWAYKAGDGVLGASATGCSVCLSDFRDGELVRLLPKCDHAFHLGCIDTWLRSHVNCPLCRAPIFAPTSVTAATTPSSSSLPPPESGVVLAGPNTVASADDDQMAGRQIDLSPGTSEEELEGERSELEAENRAVAVPIPSAELQVPTDIGEDEFLPIRRSFSVNSISPELEGSLRNINNKKKQALEENSHARTTTRAKHARHASSFRKEMGRSLASASERFIFSVNGRTRSSVFPQ